One Proteinivorax tanatarense DNA segment encodes these proteins:
- a CDS encoding aminotransferase class IV produces the protein MYILVNGKAVKKNHAKVTIDSKGFQYGHSVFETIKVDAGKIFFLEDHIERLQQSCKKVGIETQVSYGELYDQCNTLLNINRVTKGVLKILCAKGDYVDNLIISSRENTYNKEEYDKGFKLGFADEKRNPYSSLTYIKSGNYLENWLAKEKGMKAGFKEVIFLNIHNKIAEGAISNIFFVKNNIIYTPDITCGILPGIMREKVIHLARNSKLQTKVGCYNKNELLSADEVFITNSLLEIMPVSQIEMQKYNTENNIVTTKLRKAFKVTYLEQKEG, from the coding sequence ATGTATATTTTAGTAAATGGAAAGGCTGTAAAAAAAAATCATGCTAAGGTAACCATAGATAGTAAAGGCTTTCAATATGGGCATAGTGTTTTTGAGACTATAAAAGTTGATGCAGGAAAAATATTTTTTTTAGAGGACCATATTGAAAGACTGCAACAATCATGCAAAAAAGTAGGTATAGAAACTCAGGTCTCCTATGGAGAACTGTACGATCAGTGCAATACTTTGTTGAATATAAACAGAGTTACCAAAGGGGTTTTAAAAATATTGTGCGCAAAAGGTGACTATGTTGATAACCTTATTATAAGTAGTAGAGAAAATACTTATAATAAAGAAGAATATGACAAAGGGTTTAAACTGGGTTTTGCTGATGAAAAAAGAAACCCTTATTCAAGTTTAACCTATATTAAGTCAGGGAACTATCTAGAAAACTGGTTAGCAAAGGAAAAAGGGATGAAGGCTGGCTTTAAAGAAGTGATATTTTTAAATATCCATAACAAAATAGCGGAAGGGGCTATTTCTAACATTTTCTTTGTAAAAAATAACATTATATATACTCCTGATATAACCTGTGGAATTTTGCCGGGAATTATGAGAGAAAAAGTTATTCATTTAGCCCGTAACTCAAAACTTCAAACTAAGGTCGGCTGTTATAACAAAAATGAACTACTAAGTGCAGATGAAGTTTTTATAACAAACTCTTTATTGGAAATAATGCCAGTCTCGCAAATAGAAATGCAAAAGTATAATACAGAAAATAATATAGTTACCACTAAGCTTAGAAAAGCCTTTAAGGTAACTTATCTTGAACAGAAAGAGGGATAA
- a CDS encoding anthranilate synthase component II — protein MILMIDNYDSFTYNLIQYLSCLNEEVEVYRNDKISIEQIEKKNPDIIVLSPGPCTPNEAGICKDVVKEFKGEIPILGICLGHQTIGQVFGGEVVRANEPIHGKVYEINHLNKGVFKGLKNPLKVTRYHSLILDSNSLPGCLEVTAQTATGEIMGIKHTEYMIEGVQFHPEAILTEMGMELLENFVKQAKENKAGGFKCI, from the coding sequence TTGATTTTAATGATAGATAACTATGATTCCTTTACTTATAATTTAATTCAGTATTTATCATGCTTAAACGAAGAAGTGGAAGTTTATCGCAATGATAAGATAAGCATTGAGCAAATAGAAAAAAAGAATCCCGATATAATAGTGCTGTCACCGGGTCCATGTACTCCTAACGAGGCTGGGATATGTAAAGATGTAGTTAAAGAGTTTAAAGGAGAAATCCCTATTTTAGGAATTTGTTTAGGGCATCAGACAATTGGACAAGTTTTTGGTGGAGAAGTGGTTAGGGCAAATGAGCCTATACATGGCAAAGTTTATGAAATAAATCATTTAAACAAAGGTGTTTTTAAAGGCTTAAAAAATCCTTTAAAAGTAACTAGGTATCATTCTTTGATTTTAGATAGCAATTCTTTGCCAGGTTGCCTGGAAGTTACTGCTCAAACAGCTACGGGTGAGATAATGGGGATAAAGCATACAGAATACATGATAGAAGGAGTTCAGTTTCACCCCGAGGCAATTTTAACTGAAATGGGGATGGAACTTTTAGAAAACTTTGTCAAACAGGCAAAAGAAAATAAAGCAGGTGGTTTTAAATGCATATAA
- the pabB gene encoding aminodeoxychorismate synthase component I gives MHIREVKTSLKSFDIYSIFKDKDYSFILDSGMDQDKLGRYSFIGFEPLVTFKSKGDKIDIIDSGKRTTVFGNPFSELKKLYSRYKFDYDTDLPFIGGFVGYLSYDLCHYIEKLPRKAVDDVYIPDCFMGLYDGVIVIDHKKNKVYVTALGINDDPQVVVGRVTSELFEGEKQLNNEEQSIQRKQPPSVSLTSNFTKDEYLKAVHKVKEYIKAGDIYQANLTQRFSGKVEENPYNLYKKLRKINPAPFASFINFGEGYVISSSPERFIKVKNDVIETRPIKGTRPRGDTPEEDIKQRKDLLSSEKDKAELLMIVDLERNDLSKVSQTGSVEVTELFHLEQYATVYHLVSTIKGLVKKECDAIDCIKATFPGGSITGAPKIRAMEIIDELEPTQRNIYTGSIGYIGLNGDMDWNIVIRTIVYKEGKVYLQVGGAIVWDSDAESEYQETFDKAKALIAALNS, from the coding sequence ATGCATATAAGAGAAGTTAAAACATCGCTAAAAAGTTTTGATATATACTCTATTTTTAAGGACAAAGATTATAGCTTTATTTTAGATAGTGGCATGGATCAAGATAAGCTAGGGAGATATTCTTTTATAGGCTTTGAACCATTAGTGACCTTTAAAAGCAAAGGTGATAAGATCGACATAATCGATAGTGGGAAAAGAACAACGGTTTTTGGCAACCCATTTAGCGAACTTAAAAAACTGTATAGTAGATACAAGTTTGATTACGACACTGATTTGCCATTTATTGGTGGTTTTGTAGGGTATTTATCTTATGATCTCTGCCACTATATAGAAAAATTACCAAGGAAAGCTGTGGATGATGTATATATTCCTGATTGTTTTATGGGGTTATACGATGGCGTTATAGTAATTGATCATAAAAAGAATAAGGTTTATGTAACTGCTTTGGGAATTAATGATGATCCACAAGTTGTTGTAGGTAGGGTAACTTCAGAGTTATTTGAGGGGGAAAAGCAATTAAATAATGAAGAACAGTCAATCCAACGGAAACAACCTCCCTCAGTAAGCTTAACCTCCAATTTTACAAAAGATGAGTATCTTAAGGCTGTACATAAAGTTAAAGAATATATAAAAGCAGGTGATATATATCAGGCCAATTTAACTCAGCGATTTTCCGGAAAGGTAGAAGAGAACCCATACAATCTTTATAAAAAATTAAGAAAGATAAATCCTGCTCCTTTTGCCTCCTTTATAAATTTCGGCGAGGGATATGTAATAAGCAGTTCACCAGAAAGATTTATTAAAGTTAAAAATGATGTTATAGAAACTAGGCCGATTAAGGGTACTAGGCCAAGAGGTGATACTCCAGAAGAGGACATTAAACAGAGAAAAGACTTGCTTTCTAGCGAAAAAGACAAAGCGGAATTGTTGATGATTGTTGATTTGGAGAGAAATGATCTTAGCAAGGTATCTCAAACTGGCAGCGTTGAAGTGACAGAGTTATTTCATCTTGAACAGTATGCTACTGTATATCACCTAGTATCGACCATAAAGGGTTTAGTTAAAAAAGAGTGCGATGCCATAGATTGTATTAAAGCAACTTTCCCCGGTGGTTCTATAACAGGAGCACCTAAAATTAGAGCTATGGAAATTATTGATGAGTTAGAGCCAACGCAAAGAAATATTTATACAGGTTCTATTGGTTATATCGGGTTAAATGGAGATATGGACTGGAATATAGTAATTAGAACAATTGTCTATAAAGAAGGAAAAGTGTATTTGCAGGTTGGTGGAGCCATTGTGTGGGACTCCGATGCAGAAAGTGAATATCAGGAAACATTTGACAAGGCGAAAGCGTTGATAGCAGCCCTGAATAGTTAA
- the hemC gene encoding hydroxymethylbilane synthase, with the protein MTRTIKVGSRKSELAIIQSEIIINLLKRFFPQYKYEIVTVTTKGDQILNKTLSKIGGKGLFVKEIQELLLSEKIDMAVHSMKDMPQETSNGLMISSMPKREDPRDVLIFNSQRSLKQLPEGGIIGTSSLRRQSQILKMRNDLKTCGLRGNVKTRLRKLYDQHMDGVILAAAGLNRLGITPENFQVLNTKEFVPAVGQGAIGCEIRQTDNELNEMLQTINDYNTFVSVMGERSFLQTLQGGCHAPIGCFGKIKGDELHLHAMVGSSDGNVFLYDEIKGEPSSYLSLGEKLGEKLAAKGAKEILKAEDGV; encoded by the coding sequence ATGACAAGAACCATTAAGGTGGGGTCAAGAAAAAGTGAATTGGCAATTATTCAAAGTGAGATTATCATTAACTTACTTAAGCGCTTTTTTCCTCAATACAAATATGAAATAGTAACTGTAACCACCAAAGGGGATCAAATTTTAAATAAGACTTTAAGTAAAATTGGCGGAAAAGGATTATTCGTAAAGGAGATTCAAGAGTTGTTATTAAGCGAAAAAATAGATATGGCAGTCCATAGCATGAAAGATATGCCCCAGGAAACTTCAAATGGACTGATGATTTCTTCTATGCCTAAACGGGAAGACCCTAGGGATGTGCTTATTTTCAACTCTCAAAGAAGTCTTAAGCAGCTTCCTGAAGGAGGAATTATCGGCACTAGCAGTTTAAGAAGGCAAAGCCAAATACTAAAAATGAGAAATGACCTAAAAACTTGTGGGTTGCGGGGAAATGTTAAAACAAGACTTAGAAAATTATATGACCAGCATATGGACGGAGTTATATTAGCTGCAGCAGGTTTAAATCGATTAGGGATAACTCCCGAAAATTTTCAGGTTCTAAATACTAAGGAATTTGTTCCTGCAGTAGGACAAGGAGCAATTGGATGCGAAATTAGACAGACAGATAATGAGCTTAATGAAATGTTACAAACAATTAATGATTATAATACCTTTGTTTCGGTGATGGGAGAACGAAGCTTTTTACAAACCCTACAAGGTGGATGCCATGCTCCCATAGGTTGTTTTGGGAAGATAAAAGGTGATGAGTTGCATTTACATGCCATGGTTGGAAGTTCAGATGGTAATGTCTTTTTATATGACGAAATAAAAGGTGAGCCTAGTAGCTATCTAAGTTTAGGGGAAAAACTCGGGGAAAAACTAGCGGCAAAAGGTGCAAAGGAAATTTTAAAAGCAGAGGATGGAGTATAA
- the folE gene encoding GTP cyclohydrolase I FolE has translation MDKKKIEKAIGDILEAIGEDPKREGLQGTPKRIADMYEEIFSGLKEDPSKQLDIYFQDEDHEEMVLVKDIPFYSTCEHHLVPFWGKAHVGYIPRNGKLTGLSKLARVVDSVSKRPQLQERLTSQVADIIHEKLSPYGVIVVVEAEHMCMTMRGVKKPGSKTVTSAVRGIFKKEAKSRAEAMSLIQFRS, from the coding sequence GTGGACAAAAAGAAAATAGAAAAAGCTATAGGGGATATTTTAGAAGCAATAGGAGAGGATCCTAAAAGAGAAGGGCTACAAGGTACACCCAAAAGAATTGCAGATATGTATGAAGAAATTTTTTCTGGCTTAAAAGAAGACCCTAGTAAACAATTGGATATTTACTTTCAAGACGAAGATCATGAAGAAATGGTACTGGTAAAGGATATTCCTTTCTACTCTACCTGTGAACATCATTTAGTTCCTTTCTGGGGAAAAGCCCATGTGGGATATATACCTAGAAATGGTAAGTTGACGGGACTTAGTAAGCTAGCTAGAGTTGTAGACTCTGTAAGTAAAAGGCCACAATTACAAGAACGATTAACCTCCCAGGTTGCTGATATTATCCATGAAAAATTATCTCCCTATGGCGTTATTGTGGTAGTGGAGGCAGAGCATATGTGTATGACAATGAGAGGGGTAAAAAAACCTGGTTCAAAAACAGTTACCTCTGCTGTTCGAGGAATATTTAAAAAAGAAGCTAAGTCTAGAGCTGAAGCCATGTCTTTAATTCAGTTTAGAAGCTAA
- a CDS encoding precorrin-2 dehydrogenase/sirohydrochlorin ferrochelatase family protein, with translation MNNNLSIFLDITGKKVLVVGGGKVAWRKVSALLDKGCEIKVVSPKLISNFDSLIKNGKVTFYKRKFNNKDLLDNNIVFAATDDVNLNKNIFLEGEKHNVLVNNVTSYKDSTFIMPANHQQEFISISVSTHGKNPFLSKYLKNILAKSFSEKSEKLAEILNKYRVKSINEPCSQCKRQFWEIAEKNLPSSLCEIENLSDQHFKYLNEILLKEYNKIFQRGSKHDKNH, from the coding sequence ATGAATAATAACTTGTCAATTTTTTTAGACATAACAGGTAAAAAAGTGTTGGTAGTGGGTGGAGGAAAAGTAGCTTGGAGGAAGGTTTCAGCTCTTTTAGATAAAGGGTGTGAGATAAAAGTTGTAAGTCCAAAACTGATTTCTAATTTTGATAGCCTTATAAAAAATGGAAAAGTAACTTTTTATAAAAGAAAATTTAACAATAAGGATTTACTTGATAATAATATAGTTTTTGCTGCCACCGATGACGTTAACCTAAACAAGAATATATTTTTAGAAGGAGAAAAACACAATGTACTAGTGAACAATGTTACATCATATAAAGATTCCACCTTTATAATGCCAGCAAACCATCAACAAGAGTTTATCTCAATATCAGTATCCACTCACGGCAAAAATCCATTTTTATCTAAGTACCTAAAAAACATTTTGGCTAAATCTTTCTCAGAAAAATCTGAAAAGCTAGCTGAAATTTTAAATAAATATAGGGTCAAAAGCATTAACGAGCCTTGTTCCCAATGCAAAAGACAGTTTTGGGAAATAGCAGAAAAGAACCTCCCCTCAAGTTTGTGTGAAATAGAAAATTTATCAGATCAGCATTTTAAGTATTTAAATGAAATATTATTAAAAGAATACAATAAAATTTTTCAAAGGGGGAGTAAACATGACAAGAACCATTAA
- the folB gene encoding dihydroneopterin aldolase yields the protein MDKIIMKNMYFYGNHGVLEEEKALGQKFIVDIELFLDIKKAGVTDDVNETVSYAEVFELIQILVEKERYHLLEALAENIAQKVLDKFAKVLAIDVTVKKPEAPVKGKFDYFAVEIRRSKDG from the coding sequence ATGGATAAAATTATTATGAAAAACATGTATTTTTATGGCAACCATGGAGTGTTAGAAGAGGAAAAGGCATTAGGACAAAAATTTATTGTGGACATTGAACTGTTTTTAGACATTAAAAAGGCTGGTGTAACAGATGATGTTAATGAAACTGTAAGCTATGCTGAAGTTTTTGAATTAATTCAAATCTTAGTTGAAAAAGAAAGATATCACTTACTAGAAGCTTTAGCAGAAAACATAGCCCAAAAGGTGCTAGATAAATTTGCAAAAGTTTTAGCAATAGATGTAACAGTTAAAAAACCAGAAGCACCTGTAAAAGGAAAGTTTGATTACTTTGCAGTTGAAATAAGGAGAAGTAAAGATGGCTAA
- the cobA gene encoding uroporphyrinogen-III C-methyltransferase: MSYKTNVYLVGTGPGDSELVTIKGLRAIKEADVILYDRLIPLEVLQYAKPNCQLIDSGKAPNKHKLTQSEINNLLVSKAAQGKIVVRLKGGDPFVFGRGGEEAVSLERAGINYEIIPGITSPIGVNEYAGIPVTYRDVSTSFHVITGSEDPNKSDTQVNYQALAKLDGTLIFLMGIERIEEITNSLIEHGKDPDTPTAVISCGCTASEKKVFSSLKLIKDEVQKKGIKAPGIITVGKVVEFGKVINWRKSLPLNGKRILTTRDKKQKQLKDTLLRLGAEVITYPSISVNHKVNLTKETFNKIMKSKFILFTSPTGVEAFWTNLRDKKIDFRHFHQTKIAAIGSSTKNALEQKGVVVDIVPNTFTLEGVVEALSSKVKAGDTLYHIKGNLGRQVVKEELTKIGVSVFEEVVYEVKKVKDLERLEKIKEKTFDYILFTSPSAVKYFSESLTDLGISINNKLIKKSTIGAIGPVTQKACRDMGLTADIIPGSYTIDGLVERIVEEEC; encoded by the coding sequence GTGAGCTATAAAACAAATGTATATCTGGTTGGCACAGGTCCTGGTGATAGTGAGTTGGTTACAATAAAAGGCTTAAGAGCGATAAAAGAAGCAGATGTTATTTTATATGATAGGTTAATTCCTTTAGAAGTTTTACAATATGCCAAACCAAATTGTCAGTTAATAGATTCTGGGAAAGCTCCTAATAAGCATAAGTTAACACAATCAGAAATTAACAATCTGTTAGTTAGTAAAGCTGCTCAGGGAAAAATTGTTGTTCGACTTAAAGGTGGTGACCCTTTTGTTTTTGGTAGGGGTGGAGAGGAAGCTGTGAGTCTTGAGAGGGCTGGCATAAATTATGAAATTATACCGGGAATAACTTCCCCCATAGGAGTTAACGAATATGCTGGTATTCCTGTAACTTATAGAGATGTAAGCACTTCTTTTCATGTTATAACTGGAAGTGAGGATCCAAATAAGAGTGATACCCAAGTTAACTATCAAGCTTTGGCCAAATTAGATGGGACATTAATTTTTTTAATGGGTATAGAGAGAATTGAGGAAATTACTAACTCTTTGATTGAACATGGTAAAGACCCTGATACACCAACAGCAGTAATAAGTTGCGGCTGTACCGCTAGCGAAAAAAAAGTTTTTTCGTCTTTAAAACTCATTAAAGATGAAGTGCAAAAAAAGGGGATTAAAGCACCGGGAATTATAACGGTTGGTAAAGTTGTGGAGTTTGGGAAAGTGATTAACTGGCGAAAAAGCTTGCCTTTGAATGGGAAACGCATTTTAACTACTAGAGATAAAAAGCAAAAGCAGTTAAAGGATACTCTTTTACGTCTCGGAGCTGAAGTAATTACTTACCCTTCTATTTCTGTTAATCATAAAGTTAATTTAACAAAAGAAACTTTTAATAAAATAATGAAGTCAAAGTTTATTCTTTTTACCAGTCCAACTGGTGTAGAGGCTTTCTGGACCAATTTGAGGGATAAAAAAATAGATTTTCGCCATTTTCATCAAACTAAAATTGCAGCCATTGGAAGTTCAACTAAAAATGCATTAGAACAAAAGGGAGTCGTCGTTGATATTGTTCCCAACACTTTTACTTTAGAGGGTGTTGTTGAAGCGTTGTCCAGTAAAGTGAAGGCAGGCGACACTTTATATCATATAAAAGGAAATTTAGGAAGACAGGTGGTTAAAGAGGAACTAACTAAGATAGGGGTTAGTGTCTTTGAAGAAGTGGTTTATGAAGTTAAAAAGGTAAAAGATTTGGAGAGATTAGAGAAAATTAAAGAAAAGACCTTTGATTATATTTTATTCACAAGCCCATCAGCTGTTAAATATTTCAGCGAAAGTTTAACGGATTTAGGTATAAGCATAAATAATAAGCTGATAAAAAAAAGCACAATTGGAGCTATTGGCCCAGTTACCCAAAAAGCCTGTCGAGATATGGGGTTGACTGCTGATATAATACCTGGTAGCTACACAATAGACGGTTTAGTAGAAAGGATAGTAGAGGAGGAATGTTAA
- the hemA gene encoding glutamyl-tRNA reductase yields the protein MSILVFSINHKKSNIEFREKVAFKNKDIDKVLEIIKKSSICKEGVILSTCNRTELIGSFDDLTLGEKWCKKIFYDTFSIAEWEMAGKYEFKKNDEAIFYLYRLCCGLESIVLGEDQILGQVKKAHEKAMEKGASGKILNKLFLGAVTAAKDIRSNTKISENPLSLSYIAVKQAQKKLGSLKNSRALVVGYGKMSRLTVTHLLELGVREVYICNRSPEKVKTNKSKEITSVSYKEKYDFINKVDIIISATSAPHYIYHYNDFEKTYRNNPIVLIDIAIPRDIDPRISNIQGASLYHIDNLKEIAQENIKFREKLLNEISREIETRVNDFIRWRRSVPIHSKIAEIHHHNDLLVDEGLEQMFKKIDNLNQRECKIIEETIKSMVKRMWKKPIIQMKYASEQGDCEEALEFAKKYLGCKN from the coding sequence GTGAGTATACTAGTATTCAGCATTAATCACAAAAAATCAAATATAGAGTTTAGAGAAAAAGTAGCATTTAAAAATAAAGACATTGATAAAGTTTTAGAGATAATAAAGAAAAGTTCTATTTGTAAAGAGGGAGTAATTTTATCTACCTGTAACCGCACCGAGTTAATTGGTAGTTTTGATGATTTAACTTTGGGAGAAAAATGGTGTAAAAAGATTTTTTACGATACTTTTAGCATAGCTGAGTGGGAAATGGCGGGAAAATACGAGTTTAAAAAAAATGATGAAGCTATTTTTTACTTATATAGGCTTTGTTGTGGATTAGAGTCAATTGTGTTAGGTGAAGATCAGATACTGGGTCAGGTTAAAAAGGCCCATGAAAAGGCTATGGAAAAGGGAGCAAGCGGTAAAATTTTAAATAAACTTTTTTTGGGGGCAGTGACTGCGGCAAAAGATATACGCTCTAACACCAAGATTTCCGAAAATCCTCTTTCGTTAAGCTATATAGCTGTAAAGCAAGCACAAAAAAAGCTTGGTTCCTTAAAAAATAGTAGAGCATTGGTGGTTGGTTATGGAAAGATGAGCAGATTAACAGTTACCCACCTTCTGGAGCTAGGAGTCAGAGAAGTATACATATGCAACCGAAGCCCAGAGAAAGTAAAAACAAATAAAAGTAAGGAAATTACTTCTGTAAGTTATAAGGAGAAATATGACTTTATAAATAAGGTAGATATTATAATTAGCGCTACTTCAGCTCCACACTATATTTATCATTATAATGATTTTGAAAAAACCTATAGAAATAACCCTATTGTGTTAATCGATATTGCTATACCTCGGGATATTGATCCAAGAATATCAAATATACAAGGGGCTAGTTTATATCATATAGATAATCTAAAAGAAATAGCTCAGGAAAATATAAAGTTTCGAGAAAAATTATTAAATGAAATTAGCAGGGAAATTGAAACTAGAGTAAATGACTTTATAAGATGGCGAAGGAGTGTTCCGATACATTCGAAAATAGCGGAAATTCATCATCACAATGACTTATTGGTAGATGAAGGACTGGAACAAATGTTTAAGAAAATAGATAACTTAAATCAAAGAGAATGTAAAATAATTGAGGAAACTATCAAAAGCATGGTTAAAAGAATGTGGAAAAAACCAATTATTCAGATGAAATATGCAAGTGAGCAGGGTGACTGCGAAGAAGCATTGGAGTTTGCAAAAAAATATTTAGGATGTAAAAACTGA
- a CDS encoding HD domain-containing protein encodes MKRINNILTHDGYITYLNKIRDAEKNRPFCKHGLQHFFDVARIGYIFVLERNLSIDKETIYAAALLHDIGRWREYKDGTDHALVSGDIAKEILRDCKFGEKEIKHIVQAIKLHRNKNKLYTQLDKVLYESDKVSRPCISCGSRDKCKRFANGEKVKFFV; translated from the coding sequence ATGAAAAGGATAAATAATATATTAACACATGATGGATATATCACTTACCTAAATAAGATAAGAGATGCAGAAAAAAATAGGCCTTTTTGTAAACATGGATTACAGCACTTTTTTGATGTTGCTAGGATAGGGTATATATTTGTATTAGAAAGAAATTTAAGTATAGACAAAGAAACTATCTATGCTGCAGCTTTGCTACATGACATTGGGCGGTGGAGAGAATACAAAGATGGAACGGACCATGCCCTTGTTAGTGGAGATATTGCTAAGGAAATTTTAAGGGATTGTAAGTTTGGCGAAAAAGAGATAAAGCATATTGTACAGGCGATAAAGTTACATAGAAACAAAAATAAATTGTATACTCAGTTAGACAAGGTTCTGTATGAGAGTGATAAAGTTTCTAGACCTTGTATTAGCTGTGGGAGTAGAGATAAGTGTAAACGATTTGCTAATGGAGAAAAGGTGAAATTTTTTGTATAA
- the folK gene encoding 2-amino-4-hydroxy-6-hydroxymethyldihydropteridine diphosphokinase, which translates to MAKVYLGLGSNIGDKKAYLLEAIKKLESHKDIFSLSSSSFYETDPVGYKEQDSFLNLVVVIETGLLPYELLSYINEIETQLHRKRTIRWGPRTIDIDILLYENFASDDEKLTIPHPRMKERAFVMIPLWEINNDILIDGSHIQDIVKKLDSEGIRRVT; encoded by the coding sequence ATGGCTAAAGTATATTTGGGGTTGGGAAGTAATATAGGTGACAAAAAGGCTTACCTCTTAGAAGCTATCAAGAAACTAGAAAGTCATAAAGATATTTTTTCTCTTTCATCATCGTCCTTTTACGAAACCGATCCTGTGGGCTATAAGGAACAGGATAGTTTTTTGAACCTAGTGGTTGTGATAGAAACTGGCTTGCTTCCTTATGAACTTTTATCGTATATAAATGAAATAGAAACTCAACTACATAGAAAAAGGACCATTCGCTGGGGACCTAGAACTATAGATATTGATATACTACTTTATGAAAACTTTGCAAGTGATGATGAGAAGCTTACTATTCCACATCCAAGAATGAAAGAAAGAGCTTTTGTAATGATTCCACTTTGGGAAATAAATAATGATATCCTTATTGATGGTTCACACATCCAAGATATTGTTAAAAAACTTGATAGTGAGGGCATAAGAAGGGTAACATGA
- the folP gene encoding dihydropteroate synthase, whose protein sequence is MVGSNKQVIRCGKYKLQLGVKTYIMGILNITPDSFSDGGDHYSIEEAIKHAKYMVSQGADIIDVGGESTRPGAEEVTLDVELKRVVPIVKELAKQTDVPISVDTYKAKVAEETLQAGAHIINDVWGLQKDPEMAPVLAQYNAPIVMMHNQKGTSYDGDIIESIKEFLRNSIEIALAAGVEKEKIILDPGIGFGKTAEQNIEVLGRLSELRELGYPVLLGTSRKSMLGKILDLPPKQRVEGTLATSVLGVSQGVEIIRVHDIEANLRAIKVTDAIVRR, encoded by the coding sequence ATGGTTGGTTCAAACAAGCAAGTGATAAGATGCGGAAAATATAAACTACAATTGGGCGTAAAAACTTATATTATGGGGATTTTAAATATTACTCCAGATTCATTTTCTGATGGCGGAGACCACTATAGTATAGAGGAAGCTATAAAACATGCTAAATATATGGTTTCGCAAGGTGCTGATATAATTGATGTAGGGGGGGAATCAACAAGACCAGGTGCGGAAGAAGTTACCCTGGATGTTGAATTAAAGAGGGTAGTTCCCATTGTAAAAGAGCTGGCAAAACAAACTGATGTTCCTATATCTGTAGACACATATAAAGCTAAAGTAGCAGAGGAAACTTTGCAAGCAGGAGCACACATTATTAATGATGTATGGGGATTACAAAAAGACCCAGAGATGGCACCGGTGCTAGCACAATATAACGCTCCTATCGTAATGATGCATAATCAAAAAGGAACTTCCTATGATGGGGATATCATAGAATCTATAAAAGAGTTTTTAAGAAACTCAATCGAAATAGCATTGGCGGCAGGTGTTGAAAAGGAAAAAATAATCTTAGACCCTGGGATTGGGTTTGGCAAAACTGCGGAACAGAATATTGAAGTTTTAGGAAGGCTGAGTGAATTGCGTGAATTGGGTTACCCAGTTTTATTGGGAACTTCACGAAAATCAATGCTTGGAAAGATTTTAGACCTGCCCCCTAAGCAAAGGGTAGAGGGAACACTGGCTACATCAGTACTTGGGGTTAGCCAAGGGGTGGAAATTATCCGTGTTCATGATATAGAGGCAAATTTAAGAGCTATAAAAGTTACAGATGCTATAGTGAGGAGATAG